Proteins encoded by one window of Arachis ipaensis cultivar K30076 chromosome B04, Araip1.1, whole genome shotgun sequence:
- the LOC107635644 gene encoding disease resistance protein RPP13, whose protein sequence is MVDTVVSFVLDNLSRVLVSEVTLLSGVKDQIKPLSEELKFMNIFIKSSEGKHDDPVVREVVNQIRDVAYEAEDVIDTYVVNVNNQRSRNMLGKLLHSKDHVMTLHEVNDRITTIKRRIDDIYENKSKYGIQQGDFESHFRNKEFAEDSLLARRRDVEEEEVVGLVHDSDEVINHLGSRGDSSRKVVCILGMGGLGKTTLARKIYNSDKIKTMFRVWGFVSNDYRAEELLINLLKCLGLSVEECKDLNDQEKMKGEVRKRMSGKKYLLVLDDIWKTQVWDELQEAFPDDDKGSRILITTRVQDISHYTRATFTYKLPFLDETQSWELFCRKVFCKKNCPLELEPPGKEMASACKGLPLAIVVLAGMVAKKERSPREWHKIKNHVSWYLAQEEEYRIVTNILKLSYDDLPQTLKPCFLYLGVYPEDYEIHVRTLCQLWIAEGFIQKKEVGPSNSPEVEDIADMYLDKLVERSLVQVASRRTDGGVKTCRVHDLLRDLCISESSENKFMEVCTTLDANKCNPRRMSLQYRGNLRLTKDNQSSARSLLVFGERTIWKSKSEGWKQIENGFKLARVLHMNLVELHSQPSGLKSLIHLRYLKLIVGSLRIAGDVLTCICNLCNLEMLHLEFHRDSDHLALPSKIWKLESLRRIYFRQLYAKWDCTGVSMLSVENGETSMENLQTLGFIHLDSQLASVLNKGMFPNLTKLSLWQHLNKSNDEILEKILQCLNKLRTLKVHNISRLPLDPNVYPRSLSKITIRRHCEIDSRLIKTLGQLVNLQILNLELASMHYDVNCAAGDFPQLQVLRVKLYKRLPGRWKIEEGGMPHIRYCDPENLLNRDQD, encoded by the coding sequence ATGGTGGACACTGTTGTATCCTTTGTGCTAGACAACTTGTCGCGGGTGCTTGTTAGTGAAGTGACATTGCTTTCAGGTGTGAAGGATCAAATCAAACCCCTAAGTGAAGAACTTAAGTTCATGAACATTTTCATTAAGAGTTCTGAGGGAAAACACGATGATCCCGTGGTGAGAGAAGTGGTGAACCAGATCAGAGATGTAGCATACGAAGCTGAAGACGTGATAGACACCTATGTCGTCAATGTCAACAATCAAAGAAGCAGAAACATGTTGGGAAAGTTACTCCACAGCAAAGACCATGTGATGACGCTTCATGAGGTGAATGATCGGATTACCACCATCAAGAGAAGGATCGATGATATCTATGAAAACAAGTCTAAATATGGCATCCAACAAGGTGATTTTGAAAGTCATTTTAGAAACAAAGAATTTGCAGAAGACTCATTGCTTGCAAGAAGGAGggatgtggaagaagaagaagtagttggCTTGGTGCATGACTCCGATGAGGTGATTAACCACCTCGGTAGCAGAGGAGATTCGAGTCGTAAAGTTGTTTGCATACTAGGCATGGGTGGATTGGGAAAAACCACTCTTGCTCGAAAGATCTACAATAGCGACAAGATCAAGACCATGTTCCGTGTGTGGGGTTTTGTGTCCAATGATTACAGAGCTGAAGAACTCTTAATAAACCTTTTGAAGTGTTTGGGATTATCTGTAGAGGAGTGTAAAGATTTAAATGATCAAGAAAAAATGAAAGGAGAAGTCAGAAAACGCATGAGTGGAAAGAAATATCTGCTAGTGCTAGACGACATCTGGAAAACTCAAGTGTGGGACGAGTTGCAAGAAGCCTTTCCCGATGACGACAAGGGTAGCAGAATATTAATAACTACACGTGTTCAGGATATTTCTCACTATACAAGAGCAACCTTCACTTACAAACTCCCATTTCTTGATGAAACTCAAAGTTGGGAATTGTTTTGTAGAAAGGTATTTTGCAAAAAAAATTGTCCTCTTGAACTAGAACCTCCTGGCAAAGAAATGGCTAGTGCCTGTAAAGGTTTGCCACTTGCCATTGTTGTGTTAGCAGGTATGGTTGCCAAAAAAGAGAGGTCACCAAGAGAATGGCATAAAATCAAGAATCATGTTTCTTGGTATCTTGCTCAAGAGGAGGAATATCGAATTGTGACCAATATTCTGAAGCTTAGCTATGATGACCTTCCTCAAACATTAAAGCCATGCTTTCTTTATTTGGGAGTGTATCCTGAAGATTATGAAATCCATGTGAGAACATTGTGTCAACTGTGGATAGCTGAAGGGTTCATTCAGAAAAAAGAAGTTGGACCATCGAATTCACCAGAAGTAGAAGATATTGCCGACATGTATTTAGATAAGCTGGTGGAACGGAGTTTGGTGCAAGTTGCAAGTAGGAGAACTGATGGGGGTGTGAAGACATGTAGAGTCCATGATCTTCTCCGAGACCTCTGCATTTCAGAGAGCAGCGAAAATAAGTTTATGGAAGTGTGTACGACATTAGATGCTAACAAGTGTAATCCCCGTAGGATGTCTCTCCAGTATAGAGGAAACCTGAGGCTAACCAAAGATAACCAATCATCTGCACGCTCTCTGCTTGTATTTGGTGAAAGAACTATCTGGAAGAGTAAATCAGAAGGGTGGAAACAGATAGAGAATGGTTTCAAGTTGGCTCGTGTATTGCATATGAACCTAGTGGAGCTACATTCACAACCAAGTGGATTGAAGTCATTGATCCATCTAAGGTATTTGAAACTGATAGTAGGTTCTCTAAGAATTGCAGGTGATGTTTTAACTTGTATATGCAACCTTTGCAATCTAGAAATGTTGCATCTAGAGTTTCATCGTGACTCCGATCATTTAGCTCTACCAAGCAAAATATGGAAGCTGGAGTCATTGAGGCGTATTTATTTTCGCCAACTGTATGCAAAGTGGGATTGTACTGGAGTATCAATGTTGAGTGTAGAAAATGGGGAAACAAGTATGGAGAATCTCCAGACTCTGGGTTTCATTCATCTCGATTCACAACTAGCAAGTGTCCTTAACAAGGGCATGTTTCCCAACTTGACAAAACTAAGTTTATGGCAACATCTAAATAAGTCAAATGATGAAATATTAGAGAAGATTTTGCAGTGCCTAAACAAACTCCGTACGCTAAAGGTACATAACATCAGTAGGCTTCCATTAGATCCGAATGTGTATCCCAGGAGTCTCTCCAAGATTACCATAAGACGCCACTGCGAAATAGACTCAAGATTGATCAAGACTCTGGGACAGCTTGTCAACCTGCAAATCTTGAATCTAGAGTTAGCAAGCATGCATTACGATGTTAATTGCGCGGCTGGGGACTTCCCACAGCTTCAAGTGCTACGTGTGAAACTGTACAAGAGGCTCCCTGGCAGGTGGAAAATAGAAGAAGGAGGAATGCCACATATTCGATATTGCGACCCTGAAAACCTGCTCAACCGTGATCAAGACTGA
- the LOC107637450 gene encoding disease resistance protein RPP13-like gives MADSVVSSIVSFAVDNLSRLLVGEVKLLSSMEDDITSLRNDLKFMVAFLKNSEGNRNNESVKEMADQIRQVAFQSEDAIDTYVANVARHKSLNKLRMCFYCTGHVAILHELNAQVKAIKSTLKGIYRNKVMYGIDEHSGTTKGRSRWCGVSPDQRRRRDVEEREVVGLVHEFNVVMEKLMEPDPNLNVVSIIGIGGLGKTTLVRKIYNKDEVKKSSIDECKDLSVDELKKRLSECLKGKKYLVELDDIWKTQCGMS, from the exons ATGGCAGATAGTGTGGTGAGTAGCATTGTTTCGTTTGCGGTGGATAACTTGTCACGGCTACTTGTTGGTGAAGTGAAGTTACTTTCTAGTATGGAAGATGATATTACTTCTCTGCGTAATGATCTCAAGTTCATGGTAGCGTTCTTGAAGAATTCTGAGGGAAATCGCAACAACGAATCGGTGAAAGAGATGGCGGACCAGATTAGACAAGTGGCTTTCCAGTCTGAGGATGCCATTGACACATATGTTGCTAATGTTGCCAGGCACAAAAGCTTAAACAAGTTGAGGAtgtgtttctactgcacaggccACGTGGCAATACTTCATGAGTTGAATGCTCAGGTTAAAGCAATCAAGTCCACTCTTAAAGGTATATATAGAAACAAAGTCATGTATGGCATTGATGAGCATAGTGGTACTACAAAAGGACGGAGCAGGTGGTGTGGAGTATCTCCAGATCAGAGAAGAAGGAGAGATGTGGAAGAAAGAGAAGTGGTAGGATTGGTGCATGAGTTCAATGTGGTTATGGAGAAGCTCATGGAACCAGATCCTAATCTTAACGTGGTTTCCATAATAGGCATAGGTGGTTTGGGAAAGACCACCCTTGTTAGGAAGATCTACAATAAAGATGAGGTGAAGA AATCATCCATAGATGAATGTAAAGATTTGAGTGTGGATGAACTGAAGAAGAGGTTAAGTGAATGCTTGAAGGGAAAAAAGTATCTGGTAGAGCTTGATGATATTTGGAAAACTCAATGTGGGATGAGTTGA